In Psychrobacter ciconiae, the following are encoded in one genomic region:
- a CDS encoding ATP-binding protein codes for MANKKRFDTSSAYGQLIILVFLPICVLAAVGGILVFHETMRASESEQEALAEAVLIRYKPMVTELIPELLEQERAQFNDNKETAKKIVGDVAKVSQSALEKSVNHSQLSVSQVHSDQYLIARGGSLNNAILSEDALGGVQTPTPSSAVIVDESLPQTGDNPKGAIASLVAIRDKLSRMQSEQHVQRIAIINENNQVLATVGYGVHESWPAIDPTANFLSQLPTPTGTAYGSVLGTFDEQRLWLLIDMDNEPLYLARYRIAIALVITGLFTILILLLSLNIYAKRWIAPIYELRLQLQRTNVDNLYKPFSVESDGELNLLQQDLVKTLRRLHSSFQELKNHAEQTEDDLRLAFDEMEMQNISIRNARDAAISTSQAKSAFLANISHELRTPLNSIDGFINLLARHGELNAEQDLYVQTIRKSSAHLLALVNDVLDFSKIEAGKLILDRHEFDLYDTIYDVVDMLSPVAAEKRLRMAVFFYNDVPMRIVGDALRLKQILTNIVGNAIKFTDTGDVVVRVSLDDYQDNDLMISVQDSGKGISKTDQKLLFQSFSQGDPSTTRQYGGTGLGLVISKQLTRLMGGDIGFYDNAQENIANQGATFWFRMPTHVDVLEAPTGQTISPPVLAPLASVSDEFHILVWINHPASIQVLRASLQNLPIHLTQANSLPGVLESLKERGNYWDWVIVDNDTQDDMMALLKQIRLHYQGKLAVFGYQVAADQALLNRYHANILFEPLDKRQLYAMLDTQKSRAPITAQLPRWHGVTVLAVDDHLPNLLVLDALLSELGIQVITANSGFDAIEIISKQQTKNSKPSKTVLQSLTDKTQLSKAETRAKSKPLSLAVMDDKAKGEDKDRIDLIFMDIQMPRMSGRAAAEQIRKIENPERRVPIIALTAHGLADERDKLMASGIDDYVGKPISQPQLVQVLQKWLGRAETSPKAATVETPPQPINQPSSTADWQDLQFRKQKSAAMPKDKNIARPLSLKKIRDDYLRDIQPREDYLREPTRETQPRYQHQQYHDHVEHSHESLPSTETSASFDSFAVLDWQDALTRSANKPDLAATLIGMMLDTINSEKDALISAWDARDRSQLAQIAHRILGASRYTGVPQLRFASQNLEDKCLLNLQHTTPAQFAMLQPYFEALLQALNNLQNHDLSAYPQLNFHQLSENDMTWKMI; via the coding sequence ATGGCAAATAAAAAGCGCTTTGACACCAGTAGCGCCTATGGTCAGCTGATTATCTTGGTGTTTTTACCGATTTGTGTTTTGGCGGCGGTCGGCGGCATTTTGGTGTTTCATGAAACCATGCGCGCTTCAGAATCTGAGCAAGAAGCGCTTGCCGAGGCTGTGTTAATCCGCTACAAACCTATGGTCACTGAACTTATTCCTGAGCTGTTAGAGCAGGAGCGGGCGCAATTTAACGATAATAAAGAAACTGCCAAAAAAATTGTCGGGGATGTGGCAAAGGTCAGCCAGTCCGCGCTTGAAAAAAGCGTCAATCATTCGCAGCTTTCGGTCTCGCAAGTACATTCTGACCAGTATCTTATCGCTCGCGGTGGCAGCTTAAATAACGCCATATTGTCAGAAGATGCTCTTGGCGGGGTGCAAACGCCAACGCCCTCAAGCGCCGTTATCGTCGATGAAAGCCTGCCTCAAACCGGTGACAACCCTAAAGGCGCGATTGCCTCACTGGTTGCTATCCGCGATAAACTTAGCCGGATGCAGTCTGAGCAGCACGTTCAGCGCATTGCCATTATCAATGAAAACAATCAGGTGTTAGCGACTGTGGGTTATGGCGTTCATGAGTCATGGCCGGCTATCGACCCTACCGCAAACTTTTTATCACAGCTGCCAACGCCCACCGGAACGGCTTACGGCAGCGTTTTGGGGACATTTGATGAGCAAAGACTTTGGCTGCTTATTGATATGGACAACGAGCCGTTATATCTTGCCCGCTACCGAATCGCTATTGCGCTGGTGATTACCGGACTTTTTACCATTTTAATCTTATTGTTAAGCTTAAATATCTATGCCAAACGCTGGATTGCGCCGATTTATGAGCTCAGATTACAGCTTCAACGCACCAACGTGGATAACCTTTATAAGCCTTTTTCAGTGGAGTCGGATGGCGAATTAAATCTACTTCAGCAGGATTTGGTAAAAACACTGCGACGGCTGCATTCAAGCTTTCAGGAGCTCAAAAATCACGCTGAGCAAACAGAAGACGACTTGCGTTTAGCCTTTGATGAAATGGAGATGCAAAATATCTCCATCCGAAATGCTCGCGATGCCGCCATTTCAACCAGTCAAGCCAAGTCCGCATTTTTAGCCAATATCAGCCACGAACTGCGAACGCCTTTAAACAGCATTGACGGCTTTATCAATTTGCTCGCCCGTCATGGCGAATTAAACGCTGAGCAAGATTTGTATGTACAAACCATCCGCAAGTCATCAGCGCACCTGCTTGCGCTTGTCAACGATGTGTTGGACTTTTCTAAAATTGAAGCCGGAAAGCTGATTTTAGACCGTCATGAGTTTGATTTATACGACACCATTTATGATGTGGTCGATATGCTATCGCCTGTTGCGGCTGAAAAGCGGCTGCGGATGGCGGTATTTTTTTACAATGACGTTCCTATGCGAATTGTGGGCGATGCGCTGCGCCTGAAGCAAATTTTGACCAATATTGTCGGTAACGCCATTAAATTTACCGACACAGGTGATGTTGTGGTTCGGGTGAGCCTTGATGATTATCAAGACAATGATTTGATGATCAGCGTTCAAGACAGCGGCAAGGGCATCTCAAAAACCGACCAAAAGCTGTTGTTTCAAAGCTTCAGCCAAGGCGATCCATCAACCACGCGCCAATATGGCGGCACGGGACTTGGACTTGTGATTTCAAAGCAGCTTACGCGATTGATGGGCGGCGATATTGGCTTTTATGACAACGCCCAAGAAAATATCGCCAACCAAGGGGCGACGTTTTGGTTTCGCATGCCAACCCATGTCGATGTGTTGGAAGCGCCAACCGGTCAAACCATCAGCCCGCCGGTGCTAGCGCCGCTGGCAAGTGTAAGCGATGAGTTTCATATTTTGGTTTGGATCAATCATCCAGCATCTATTCAGGTGTTAAGAGCAAGCCTGCAAAACCTGCCGATTCATCTTACCCAAGCCAACTCGCTCCCTGGCGTTTTGGAGTCGTTAAAAGAGCGTGGCAACTACTGGGATTGGGTCATTGTTGATAACGACACTCAAGACGATATGATGGCGCTGCTCAAACAAATCCGCTTGCATTACCAAGGTAAACTTGCGGTGTTTGGCTATCAAGTTGCAGCCGATCAGGCGCTATTAAATCGCTATCACGCCAATATTTTATTTGAACCGCTGGATAAGCGTCAGCTTTACGCCATGCTCGATACCCAAAAATCAAGAGCGCCAATAACCGCGCAATTGCCGCGCTGGCATGGGGTTACCGTCTTAGCCGTTGATGACCACTTGCCTAACTTGTTGGTATTAGATGCCTTGTTAAGCGAGCTTGGCATTCAGGTGATTACCGCCAACAGCGGCTTTGATGCCATTGAAATTATCAGCAAACAGCAAACCAAAAACAGCAAACCCAGTAAAACGGTATTGCAAAGCTTGACGGATAAAACACAATTATCAAAAGCTGAAACTCGCGCCAAATCAAAGCCATTAAGCCTTGCCGTCATGGATGACAAAGCCAAAGGTGAGGACAAAGACCGAATCGATTTGATTTTTATGGACATTCAAATGCCAAGAATGTCCGGTCGCGCCGCCGCTGAGCAAATCCGAAAAATTGAAAATCCTGAGCGCCGCGTTCCTATCATTGCTTTGACTGCCCACGGTCTTGCTGATGAGCGCGACAAATTAATGGCAAGCGGTATCGATGACTATGTTGGCAAGCCCATCAGTCAGCCGCAACTGGTACAGGTACTGCAAAAATGGCTCGGTCGTGCAGAAACTTCGCCAAAAGCTGCCACGGTCGAGACGCCGCCACAACCTATCAACCAGCCATCCTCCACGGCGGACTGGCAAGATTTGCAGTTTCGAAAGCAAAAATCAGCTGCCATGCCCAAAGATAAAAATATCGCCAGACCCTTATCGCTTAAAAAAATCCGCGATGACTACCTTCGTGACATCCAGCCGCGCGAGGACTATCTGCGAGAGCCTACCCGCGAAACCCAGCCGCGCTATCAGCATCAGCAGTATCATGACCACGTTGAGCATAGCCATGAGTCGCTACCGTCAACAGAGACCTCAGCCAGCTTTGACAGCTTTGCCGTTCTTGATTGGCAAGATGCGCTGACCCGATCGGCGAACAAGCCGGATTTGGCAGCGACCTTAATTGGCATGATGCTTGACACCATCAACAGCGAAAAAGACGCGCTGATTAGCGCTTGGGATGCCCGTGACCGCTCGCAACTTGCGCAAATCGCACATCGGATTTTGGGCGCAAGCCGATATACGGGTGTTCCACAATTGCGCTTTGCCAGCCAAAATCTTGAAGATAAATGCTTACTTAACTTGCAGCATACCACGCCTGCGCAATTTGCCATGTTGCAGCCGTATTTTGAGGCACTGCTGCAAGCGTTGAACAATTTACAAAATCATGACTTATCGGCGTATCCACAGCTTAATTTTCATCAGTTAAGTGAAAATGACATGACTTGGAAAATGATTTGA
- a CDS encoding crotonase/enoyl-CoA hydratase family protein, protein MHNVASFQYQTLQVCIQDGILTVSLNRPDKKNAMSFLMMRELILVAKRVAADKALQVVIVEGSQHTFCSGIDLQDLTAPKHQAFALWELMKPWQSLFQRVCLIWQQLPVPVIGVLEGHCLGAGLQLALGFDVRISHPDCKFAIMEAKWGLVPDMGLSKSAVGIVRPDILKELAMTARVIDAKEALDFGLITHCHNEPMTKAMALATEIAQRSPDAVLAAKRVVNHLNSPNSISLYQEKFWQLKLMLGHNQKLAVKKAKEASVKFKARQFR, encoded by the coding sequence ATGCACAATGTCGCAAGTTTTCAATACCAAACGCTGCAGGTTTGCATTCAAGACGGTATTTTAACGGTGAGCTTAAACCGCCCTGATAAAAAAAATGCCATGAGCTTTTTGATGATGCGAGAGCTGATTTTGGTAGCAAAACGGGTTGCCGCGGATAAAGCATTGCAAGTTGTGATTGTTGAGGGCAGTCAACACACCTTTTGTTCAGGGATTGATTTGCAAGACTTAACCGCGCCCAAACACCAAGCCTTTGCCCTTTGGGAATTGATGAAGCCTTGGCAAAGTCTTTTTCAGCGCGTCTGCCTGATTTGGCAACAGCTGCCAGTTCCGGTGATTGGCGTACTAGAAGGGCACTGCTTGGGCGCAGGGCTACAACTGGCGCTTGGTTTTGATGTTCGCATCAGTCACCCTGATTGCAAGTTTGCGATTATGGAAGCCAAATGGGGCTTGGTTCCTGATATGGGACTGTCAAAATCCGCCGTTGGCATTGTCCGACCCGATATCTTAAAAGAGCTTGCCATGACCGCTCGCGTCATTGATGCTAAAGAAGCCCTTGATTTTGGACTGATTACCCATTGCCATAACGAGCCGATGACCAAAGCCATGGCGTTGGCAACGGAAATTGCTCAGCGCTCCCCTGATGCCGTTCTTGCCGCTAAGCGCGTTGTGAATCACCTAAATTCACCAAATAGTATCAGCCTTTATCAAGAAAAATTTTGGCAATTAAAGCTCATGCTTGGTCACAATCAAAAGCTTGCCGTTAAAAAAGCCAAAGAGGCGTCCGTAAAATTTAAAGCGCGGCAGTTTCGCTAG
- a CDS encoding multidrug effflux MFS transporter: MMLGLMVAVGPLSIDMYLPALPQMADSFGVSTAFIANSVPAYFIGLVFGQLFYGPFSDRVGRVKPLYIGMTLYVVASLVCATTNNELVLFAGRTLQALGACVGAVVTRAAIRDRLTAKQTAKAFSIMILVMGLAPILAPSLGALFLKFFSWHAIFWFLAAFGVLNLILTKLFFFETLTEENRNKRPASQVLQQYWELLQDKRFNFPAIGGGLLMGSMFVYISAASELLMDNYGVSATHFSWIFGFNAAGFVALTQLNQWLTNRFRVLSLLRVGALVQVIAAAGLFVLGLIFGTEAWLPLVLACIFFCISALGLTQPNATAIALAFQKQRAGMASALQGSLMFSVGIFGGLLLNLFPVNPVLKLGVTMFILMAIGCFLVWRIDSSLDLENAE, translated from the coding sequence ATGATGCTTGGGCTGATGGTCGCGGTTGGTCCGTTGTCCATCGATATGTATCTGCCTGCGCTGCCTCAGATGGCAGACAGCTTTGGCGTGTCAACCGCGTTTATCGCCAACTCCGTTCCGGCTTATTTTATTGGGCTTGTATTTGGGCAGCTGTTTTATGGACCGTTTAGCGACCGCGTTGGTCGAGTTAAGCCTTTATATATTGGTATGACGCTTTATGTGGTCGCCTCTTTGGTTTGCGCCACCACCAACAACGAATTGGTCTTGTTTGCGGGGAGAACCTTGCAAGCTTTGGGCGCTTGTGTTGGCGCGGTGGTCACGCGGGCGGCGATTCGTGACCGGCTCACAGCAAAGCAAACCGCAAAAGCCTTTTCCATCATGATTTTAGTGATGGGACTTGCGCCTATTTTAGCGCCGTCGCTTGGGGCACTATTTTTAAAGTTTTTTAGCTGGCATGCGATTTTTTGGTTTTTGGCGGCGTTTGGGGTGTTAAATTTAATTTTAACCAAGCTGTTCTTTTTTGAAACGCTGACGGAAGAAAACCGGAATAAACGTCCGGCATCACAAGTATTGCAACAATACTGGGAGCTTTTGCAGGACAAACGTTTTAACTTTCCGGCAATTGGTGGCGGTTTATTGATGGGCTCGATGTTCGTTTATATCAGCGCTGCCTCTGAGCTACTTATGGATAATTATGGCGTCAGCGCCACTCATTTTAGCTGGATTTTTGGGTTTAATGCGGCAGGATTTGTGGCGTTAACCCAGTTAAATCAATGGCTAACCAACCGCTTTCGAGTATTAAGCTTGCTGCGCGTTGGGGCGTTGGTTCAAGTGATCGCCGCGGCAGGGCTATTTGTGCTTGGGCTAATTTTTGGAACAGAGGCTTGGTTGCCTTTGGTGCTGGCTTGTATTTTCTTTTGTATTTCCGCGCTTGGATTGACTCAGCCAAATGCTACTGCCATCGCGCTTGCCTTTCAAAAACAACGCGCGGGAATGGCAAGCGCGCTTCAAGGCTCGCTGATGTTCTCTGTCGGTATTTTTGGTGGGCTTTTATTGAACCTATTTCCAGTTAATCCCGTGCTTAAGCTTGGGGTGACCATGTTTATCTTAATGGCAATCGGCTGCTTTTTGGTTTGGCGTATTGACTCAAGCCTTGATTTAGAAAATGCAGAATAA
- a CDS encoding Hpt domain-containing protein → MVAPSRANLPMAKSRYTAIIISVVVFLLLTSSVLVTSIYNSLKIRDLRAGTLLSSNLRSDLPTLTKEIYLLNNMRVRNEDAAEIQALTNKVSEITKTVDTEIDILEKGGNVVIRGDEVPYVPVSQSDQQEFVNETVSLWKNYQGNANFFLADPKPLTNAELEQQFGGLSNQIYDSASELANSLNAENGSRAEFLRNLQIFGISFAILYFIIFVSYFVRRLKKSDEELMVARRETQEIMETVNTGLFLLDKDLNIGQQHSKALGKIMGTERLAGQNFASVLRGRISDKDLNTTRQFIEQLYNPRVKERLVDSLNPLHKVMLHDASDDQNATNRFLDFKFSRVYEDKDIARILVNVNDVSDAVYLEQRLEKERAQNDMQIEMLTTILNVNPVMINEFINNTRVRIDQMNNILKNPGSSQYELESKLNAIYREMHSLKGEASALKLHSFTKIASDAEDKLAELQNQGKLAGNDFLALAVHLDELLTLSNTISKLGARINQNSAPQNITSQNTAHEVVGAEAEIVAAAPRTPIAVQPLTYYQDFAEQIAARQNKQVELQSKTINQINVPERLNNVVKEITIQLLRNAIVHGIETPNERIAAGKPEAGQIDVEVKKEDSHVIVTLQDDGRGIDYDKIRSRLVQLGRFTTEAAQKLERSELLGQLFSSGFSTKDDTDEDGGRGVGLDIIKAHVQELGGKLNINSEFGKMTRFIITLPNS, encoded by the coding sequence ATGGTTGCTCCATCACGCGCCAACTTACCCATGGCAAAAAGCCGATATACGGCAATTATTATCTCCGTTGTGGTGTTCTTATTGCTCACCTCCAGCGTTTTGGTAACGAGTATTTATAACTCGCTGAAAATTCGTGACCTGCGAGCAGGGACGCTATTAAGCTCAAACCTGCGAAGCGACTTGCCAACGCTGACCAAAGAAATATATTTGCTCAACAACATGCGCGTCCGTAATGAAGATGCCGCTGAGATTCAAGCGTTAACCAACAAAGTCAGTGAAATTACCAAAACCGTTGACACTGAAATCGATATCCTTGAAAAAGGCGGCAACGTGGTTATCCGCGGTGATGAAGTGCCCTACGTTCCGGTCAGTCAAAGTGATCAGCAAGAGTTTGTCAATGAGACCGTGAGTTTATGGAAAAACTACCAAGGTAATGCCAACTTCTTTTTAGCCGACCCTAAGCCACTTACCAACGCTGAGCTTGAGCAGCAGTTTGGCGGTCTGAGCAATCAGATTTATGACTCTGCCTCAGAGCTTGCCAACAGCCTAAACGCTGAAAACGGCAGCCGCGCTGAGTTCTTACGTAACTTGCAGATTTTTGGTATTTCGTTTGCGATTTTATACTTCATCATCTTCGTATCTTACTTTGTTCGCCGCTTGAAAAAGTCGGATGAAGAGTTGATGGTGGCTCGCCGTGAAACTCAAGAAATCATGGAAACGGTGAATACAGGGCTTTTCCTACTGGATAAAGACTTAAATATCGGTCAGCAGCACTCAAAAGCCCTTGGTAAAATTATGGGAACTGAGCGCCTTGCAGGGCAAAACTTTGCCAGTGTGCTTCGCGGTCGTATTTCGGATAAAGACTTGAATACCACGCGGCAGTTTATTGAGCAGCTTTATAATCCGCGCGTTAAAGAACGCTTGGTGGATTCATTGAACCCACTGCATAAAGTGATGCTTCATGACGCCTCAGATGATCAAAACGCCACCAACCGCTTCTTAGATTTTAAATTTTCGCGCGTTTATGAAGATAAGGATATTGCGCGAATCTTGGTCAACGTCAATGACGTGTCTGACGCCGTTTATTTAGAGCAGCGTCTTGAAAAAGAGCGCGCCCAAAACGACATGCAAATTGAGATGCTCACAACCATCTTGAATGTCAATCCGGTGATGATTAATGAATTTATTAATAACACCAGAGTGCGCATCGATCAGATGAACAATATCCTAAAAAACCCTGGCAGCTCGCAATATGAGCTTGAAAGTAAGCTCAATGCCATTTATCGCGAAATGCACAGCTTAAAAGGCGAGGCATCGGCGCTTAAACTGCACAGCTTCACCAAGATTGCCTCAGACGCTGAAGATAAGTTGGCAGAGCTACAAAACCAAGGCAAGCTTGCTGGGAATGATTTCTTAGCATTGGCGGTACATTTAGATGAGCTACTGACCTTGTCAAATACCATCAGTAAGCTTGGGGCACGAATCAATCAAAACTCCGCGCCTCAAAACATCACGTCTCAAAACACCGCTCATGAGGTGGTGGGCGCTGAAGCTGAAATCGTCGCTGCAGCTCCAAGAACGCCTATTGCTGTTCAGCCGTTGACTTATTATCAGGATTTTGCTGAACAAATTGCGGCGCGCCAAAATAAACAAGTTGAGCTGCAATCAAAAACCATCAATCAAATTAATGTCCCTGAAAGATTAAACAATGTGGTAAAAGAAATCACCATTCAGCTGCTTCGTAACGCCATCGTCCATGGTATCGAAACGCCGAATGAGCGTATCGCTGCCGGTAAGCCTGAAGCCGGTCAGATCGACGTCGAAGTGAAAAAAGAAGACAGCCACGTGATTGTTACCTTGCAAGATGATGGTCGCGGTATTGATTATGACAAAATCCGCAGCCGACTGGTTCAGTTGGGCAGATTCACCACCGAAGCTGCCCAAAAGCTTGAGCGCAGTGAGCTGCTAGGGCAGTTGTTCTCGTCAGGATTTAGTACTAAAGATGACACCGATGAAGATGGCGGTCGTGGCGTTGGTCTTGATATCATCAAAGCTCATGTCCAAGAGCTTGGCGGTAAGCTCAATATCAACAGTGAGTTTGGCAAAATGACCCGCTTTATCATCACGTTACCTAATTCTTAA
- a CDS encoding response regulator: MHKLMIVDDSNIIRNRIQRAYDSGRFMLVATATSGVSALEKFKTHRPDVITMDLTMPEMDGLECIENIIALDPEVRILVVSALSDKATGIEALSLGASGFLCKPFSEEELVEALYELVQD; encoded by the coding sequence ATGCACAAATTAATGATTGTTGATGACTCTAACATCATTCGTAACCGTATTCAGCGCGCTTATGACTCAGGACGGTTCATGCTCGTTGCGACCGCAACCAGTGGGGTTAGTGCCCTTGAAAAGTTTAAAACCCATCGCCCTGATGTCATCACGATGGACTTGACCATGCCTGAGATGGATGGTCTTGAATGTATCGAAAATATCATCGCCTTAGACCCTGAAGTGCGGATTTTAGTGGTGTCGGCGCTTTCTGATAAAGCAACAGGAATTGAAGCGCTATCACTTGGGGCAAGCGGCTTTTTGTGTAAGCCGTTTTCAGAAGAAGAGCTGGTCGAAGCACTTTATGAGTTGGTTCAAGATTGA
- a CDS encoding chemotaxis protein CheX, translated as MKEQKLQIFLDIISNYFGMFGQDELVVDTPYLLENQQPQVHDYTGVIGISGAQKGVVYFTATAPLLSCILDSMGETDKGEDNLIDLAGEVANTISGNARNEFGPMFHISVPFVFKGAPQSIILPKNDRSFIIPVAWRQQVGEIVVCLQD; from the coding sequence ATGAAAGAACAAAAATTACAAATATTTTTAGACATCATCAGCAATTATTTTGGTATGTTTGGTCAAGACGAGCTGGTGGTTGATACGCCGTATTTATTAGAAAACCAACAGCCACAAGTCCATGACTATACAGGGGTTATCGGTATTTCAGGGGCACAAAAGGGTGTGGTGTATTTTACCGCAACTGCGCCTTTATTGAGCTGTATTTTAGACAGTATGGGCGAGACGGATAAAGGGGAGGATAACTTAATTGATTTGGCAGGTGAGGTGGCAAATACCATCTCAGGAAATGCCCGCAATGAGTTTGGTCCCATGTTCCACATTTCTGTACCCTTTGTATTCAAAGGCGCGCCGCAGAGCATTATCCTACCCAAAAATGATCGCTCATTTATTATTCCAGTAGCTTGGCGACAGCAGGTTGGCGAGATTGTGGTGTGTTTACAAGACTAA
- a CDS encoding chemotaxis protein CheX: protein MIQVEKLEVFLSSISDFFAQIDDTPVAIDTPYLHDNKQLVGFDYSGMIKISGPIEGYVYVSAPTIMLREVLSVMREADNSLSMMKDLLGEMANTISGNARTEFGPNFIIAPPKIVDGAPNSTMFPKNRQSYITPINWRGYQAVIGICIA, encoded by the coding sequence ATGATCCAAGTAGAAAAGTTAGAAGTGTTTTTAAGCTCAATCAGCGACTTTTTTGCTCAAATTGATGACACACCAGTTGCCATTGACACGCCTTATTTGCATGATAATAAACAACTTGTGGGCTTTGATTATAGCGGTATGATTAAGATATCAGGTCCTATTGAAGGCTATGTTTATGTGAGCGCCCCGACCATCATGCTTCGCGAGGTGCTCAGCGTCATGCGGGAGGCGGACAACTCCTTGAGCATGATGAAGGACTTGCTTGGCGAGATGGCCAATACCATCTCTGGTAACGCAAGAACTGAATTTGGTCCCAATTTCATTATTGCGCCGCCAAAGATTGTGGATGGTGCCCCAAACAGCACGATGTTTCCTAAAAACCGCCAAAGCTATATTACCCCGATCAATTGGCGCGGTTACCAAGCGGTAATCGGCATCTGTATCGCTTAA
- the rpsB gene encoding 30S ribosomal protein S2 encodes MANQNPTQVSMRDLLQAGAHFGHQTRFWNPKMGPYIFGARNKIHIINLEHTVKAFNEALNYVNNLAAKKNKVLFVGTKRAASGIIAEQAARAGMPYVDHRWLGGMLTNWKTLRQSINRLKELEKQAEDGTFAKLTKREALERTRDMEKLERSLGGIKDMGGLPDAIFVVDVDHEAIAIKEAKNLGIPVIGIVDTNSNPDNVDYVIPANDDAIRAVSLYVTAVADAIIAGKEYAQTQASGNAEAQNDDNTAEQAIEAPAAEQAES; translated from the coding sequence ATGGCGAATCAAAACCCAACTCAAGTTTCAATGCGTGACTTATTGCAAGCCGGCGCTCACTTTGGTCACCAAACTCGTTTTTGGAACCCAAAAATGGGACCGTATATTTTCGGTGCTCGCAACAAAATTCACATCATCAACCTTGAGCACACCGTAAAAGCGTTTAACGAAGCGCTAAACTACGTCAACAACCTAGCGGCTAAGAAAAACAAAGTACTTTTTGTAGGTACCAAACGCGCTGCAAGCGGCATCATCGCTGAACAAGCTGCCCGCGCTGGCATGCCTTACGTTGACCATCGCTGGCTTGGCGGTATGCTTACCAACTGGAAAACACTACGCCAGTCAATCAACCGTTTAAAAGAGCTTGAAAAACAAGCTGAAGACGGCACGTTTGCTAAGCTTACCAAGCGTGAAGCGCTAGAGCGTACTCGCGACATGGAAAAACTTGAGCGCTCACTTGGCGGTATCAAGGACATGGGCGGTCTTCCAGATGCGATTTTTGTGGTTGACGTTGATCATGAAGCCATTGCCATTAAAGAAGCCAAAAACCTAGGTATTCCTGTTATCGGTATTGTAGATACCAACTCAAACCCAGACAACGTTGACTACGTTATCCCTGCAAACGACGATGCTATCCGCGCGGTAAGCTTGTACGTAACTGCAGTAGCTGACGCCATCATCGCCGGAAAAGAGTACGCGCAAACTCAAGCCAGTGGTAACGCTGAAGCTCAGAATGATGACAACACTGCCGAGCAAGCCATTGAAGCGCCTGCTGCAGAACAAGCTGAGTCTTAA
- the tsf gene encoding translation elongation factor Ts: MAQVTAKMVKELRDRTGLGMMECKKALEESNGDVEVAIDNLRKSGQAKAAKKAGNIAADGAIIIAQDGNKAVLVEVNCQTDFVAKDDNFTAFAEKVANLALENGTTDVAKIADLPYGDGQTVEEARVALVQKIGENIQVRRVETIEGDNLASYRHGLRIGVVVSYEGGSAETGKNLAMHIAAFNPVAVDDNDVAADVLAREKDIIEAKARESGKPDNIVEKMIEGGLRKYLDEVTLLRQPYVMDNDKKVGDVLNAEGVKVLGFKRLEVGEGIEKKQEDFAAEVAAAQASAGQ; this comes from the coding sequence ATGGCACAAGTAACCGCCAAAATGGTAAAAGAGCTTCGTGACCGTACTGGTCTTGGCATGATGGAATGTAAAAAAGCTTTAGAAGAGTCAAATGGCGATGTCGAAGTTGCCATCGACAACCTTCGTAAATCAGGTCAAGCCAAAGCCGCTAAAAAAGCGGGTAACATCGCTGCTGATGGCGCCATCATCATCGCTCAAGATGGTAACAAAGCCGTATTGGTTGAAGTGAACTGCCAAACTGACTTTGTAGCAAAAGATGACAACTTCACTGCATTTGCTGAAAAAGTTGCGAACCTTGCTTTAGAAAACGGCACGACTGACGTTGCTAAAATTGCTGACCTTCCTTATGGCGATGGTCAAACGGTTGAAGAAGCTCGCGTGGCTTTGGTACAAAAAATCGGTGAAAATATTCAAGTTCGCCGCGTTGAAACTATCGAAGGCGACAACTTAGCATCTTACCGTCACGGTTTGCGAATCGGTGTGGTCGTCTCTTACGAAGGTGGTAGTGCTGAAACTGGCAAAAACCTTGCCATGCATATTGCCGCGTTCAACCCTGTAGCAGTTGATGACAACGACGTTGCCGCTGACGTCTTGGCGCGTGAAAAAGACATCATCGAAGCTAAAGCTCGTGAGTCTGGCAAGCCTGACAACATCGTTGAAAAAATGATCGAAGGCGGACTTCGTAAGTACCTTGATGAAGTTACTTTGCTTCGTCAGCCTTATGTTATGGACAACGACAAAAAAGTTGGTGATGTCCTAAACGCTGAAGGCGTTAAAGTTCTTGGCTTCAAACGTCTTGAAGTTGGTGAAGGCATCGAGAAAAAGCAAGAAGACTTTGCGGCCGAAGTTGCTGCTGCTCAAGCTTCTGCCGGTCAATAA